The following proteins come from a genomic window of Candidatus Woesearchaeota archaeon:
- a CDS encoding Ni/Fe hydrogenase subunit alpha gives MKTIKLNQVTKIEGHAKLHIIVDNGIIKKASLKKWDDLPHITSRICGICSPVHAITSVRAVEDAFNVKVSKQSRLLRELVLIGGTLQSHVLHLYFLTLPDYIGYNNALEMLPKYKPEIERALRIKKMGNMLVDFLGGRDIHPIAVVPGGLSRIPEQKVVNDLLKHLNLIKKDAKATVELFTSLKYPEMSHKKLLAALSGGHYFDSNKIIMCDDKQCYPSRDYEQHFNEFFQKGSTAEFVQIDGKSYMVGALARMVNNFNALSGFSQKLVKKHLIDKTSPYMNNVAQAIEIYEGILRCVHILENLQLKNEKLKPINVRPAVGIGAAEAPRGILFHKYSFDKKGICVSANITTPTSQNLLNIQEAIKQRLPAILKYSEEEIKLEIEKLIRAYDPCISCSTHFLEMKLEKNDE, from the coding sequence ATGAAAACAATAAAACTCAATCAGGTAACAAAAATTGAAGGGCATGCTAAGCTGCATATCATAGTTGATAATGGCATAATTAAAAAAGCATCATTAAAAAAGTGGGATGATCTTCCTCATATCACTTCAAGGATTTGCGGTATTTGTTCGCCGGTGCATGCCATTACTTCAGTAAGGGCTGTTGAAGATGCTTTCAATGTTAAGGTCAGTAAACAGTCAAGACTCTTACGCGAGTTAGTATTAATTGGAGGAACTTTACAGAGCCACGTTTTACATTTATATTTTCTTACATTGCCCGATTATATTGGATATAATAATGCTTTGGAAATGTTGCCTAAGTACAAACCTGAAATTGAAAGGGCGTTAAGGATTAAAAAAATGGGAAATATGCTAGTTGATTTTTTAGGGGGTAGGGACATACACCCCATTGCAGTTGTGCCCGGGGGATTGTCAAGGATTCCGGAACAAAAAGTTGTAAACGATTTATTAAAACATTTAAATTTAATAAAGAAAGATGCAAAAGCAACAGTTGAATTGTTTACATCGTTAAAATATCCTGAGATGAGCCATAAGAAATTGTTAGCGGCCTTATCCGGTGGGCATTATTTTGATTCAAACAAAATTATCATGTGCGACGATAAGCAGTGTTACCCTAGCCGTGATTATGAACAACATTTTAACGAATTTTTTCAAAAAGGGTCAACAGCTGAATTTGTGCAGATAGATGGCAAAAGTTATATGGTCGGCGCGCTTGCAAGGATGGTTAACAATTTTAATGCATTGTCAGGGTTTTCACAAAAATTAGTTAAAAAACATTTAATTGATAAAACTTCTCCTTATATGAACAATGTTGCTCAGGCAATCGAAATATATGAAGGTATTTTAAGATGCGTACATATACTTGAAAATCTGCAATTGAAAAATGAAAAGCTTAAGCCTATTAATGTAAGGCCGGCTGTTGGTATAGGCGCGGCTGAAGCGCCTAGGGGAATTTTGTTTCATAAATATAGTTTTGATAAAAAAGGTATTTGCGTTTCAGCTAACATTACAACTCCAACATCGCAAAACTTATTAAATATACAGGAAGCGATTAAGCAAAGGTTGCCTGCGATACTTAAATATAGTGAAGAAGAGATTAAGCTTGAGATTGAAAAGCTAATTCGCGCTTATGATCCTTGTATCAGCTGTTCTACCCATTTTTTGGAAATGAAACTGGAAAAAAATGATGAATAA